A genomic stretch from Pochonia chlamydosporia 170 chromosome 4, whole genome shotgun sequence includes:
- a CDS encoding immunogenic protein (similar to Metarhizium acridum CQMa 102 XP_007812546.1): MAEEQKPVVELPKEETAPAPAVEAAEPAPALAVEDKTAEETTAAEETEAKTEDKPAEEVKPVEEGHLGHKAQGASFPKNLIPSKEFFFFGSDAFEPTALAAYLKGEKNTEHAHHNISWASHTGNGLLFVGDKKAPTSVINLADATEPENDGTNKFHFTHKGNKHSFKAATTAERDGWVAQLKTKIAEAKELAASVTESEAYKNALESFKPKPVVKEEKPVEEAKPEEATKTEETPAAEGEAAAAATEDKPVEEPKRRSASRKRASIFGFGKKESTKEKKEEAKTEETVAPEVVEPAAEAEAPKAEEETPAVESEAAAAAEDKPSEEEKPAESPKEKPAASKRNSFFGGVFGKKEKKVTEAKPAEEADKEEGETTTDAAAPVIPPVESTTPLADEVNAAADNAEATATNGAETAKKDVKEKRKSSLPFNFGKREKSPAPAEGEEKVEKSVQSRFSKLRATIKGKSGAKAEKPAEDAVKEEATAADAAATEEPVTAVEEPVKAAETEAENKPENVASATPAVTAAA, encoded by the exons ATGGCCGAGGAACAGAAGCCCGTTGTCGAGCTCCCCAAGGAGGAGACCGCTCCCGCCCCTGCTGTTGAGGCTGCCGAGCctgctccagctcttgcTGTCGAGGACAAGACCGCCGAAGAGACCACCGCTGCCGAGGAGACTGAGGCTAAGACTGAGGACAAGCCTGCCGAGGAGGTGAAGCCTGTTGAAGAGGGACACCTTGGCCACAAGGCGCAGGGTGCCAGCTTTCCCAA AAACCTGATCCCCAGCAAAGAgttctttttctttggttCTGATGCATTCGAGCCCACGGCCCTCGCTGCCTACCTGAAGGGCGAGAAGAACACCGAGCACGCTCACCACAACATTTCCTGGGCTTCCCACACTGGTAACGGTCTTTTGTTCGTTGGTGACAAGAAGGCCCCCACCAGTGTCATCAACTTG GCTGATGCCACCGAGCCTGAGAATGATGGCACCAACAAGTTCCACTTCACTCACAAGGGCAACAAGCACAGCTTCAAGGCTGCCACTACCGCCGAACGTGATGGCTGGGTTGCTCAGCTGAAGACCAAGATtgccgaggccaaggagctcGCTGCTTCCGTGACCGAGTCCGAGGCCTACAAGAATGCTCTCGAGTCCTTCAAGCCTAAGCCTGTTgtcaaggaggagaagcccGTTGAGGAAGCCAAGCCTGAAGAAGCTACCAAGACCGAGGAGACGCCTGCCGCCGAGGGTGAGGCCGCGGCTGCTGCCACTGAGGACAAGCCAGTCGAAGAGCCCAAGCGCCGCTCTGCCAGCCGCAAGCGTGCTTCCATCTTCGGCTTCGGAAAGAAGGAGTCtaccaaggagaagaaggaggaggccAAGACCGAGGAGACAGTTGCCCCTGAGGTCGTTGAGCCCGCAGCTGAGGCTGAAGCCCccaaggccgaggaggagaCTCCCGCCGTTGAGAGTGAggccgccgctgccgctgaAGACAAGCCTAGTGAAGAGGAGAAGCCCGCTGAGAGCCCCAAGGAGAAGCCCGCTGCCTCCAAGCgcaacagcttcttcggcggcgtctttggcaagaaggagaagaaggtcaCCGAAGCTAAGCCTGCTGAGGAGGCTGACAAGGAAGAGGGTGAGACCACTACCGACGCCGCTGCGCCTGTGATCCCCCCGGTTGAGTCGACTACTCCTCTTGCCGATGAGGTGAACGCTGCCGCCGACAATGCAGAGGCCACTGCTACCAACGGTGCCGAGACTGCTAAGAAGGATGTCAAGGAGAAGCGCAAGTCTTCTCTCcctttcaactttggcaagcGTGAGAAgtctcctgctcctgctgagggcgaggagaaggTTGAGAAGAGTGTCCAGAGCCGTTTCTCCAAGCTCCGTGCTACCATCAAGGGCAAGTCCGGCgccaaggctgagaagccagCTGAggatgctgtcaaggaaGAGGCCACCGCCGCTGACGCTGCCGCCACCGAGGAGCCGGTCACCGCGGTTGAGGAGCCCGTCAAGGCTGCCGAGACCGAAGCTGAGAACAAGCCCGAGAACGTTGCCTCTGCCACTCCCGCCGTTACTGCTGCCGCCTAG
- a CDS encoding ethylene receptor (similar to Pyrenophora tritici-repentis Pt-1C-BFP XP_001932890.1), which yields MDPTPFKKPRTGSSPPRRFEIPPAASCPPVPSTNRDGPFSPLFFSHTPSRRLGRPASSSPDVAASMLSRTREEPSSGVTTVKLPHVTVKPMVSAISGSTPGSLSSSVDIAAPSLSPDIQIASPNSQLIQSIGAIELVEQDDRPTFLIDLQNATLALPNLLSLHILYGNASLRSSPDLVRLVGIEPDENRDAINYERFVSWATSLPSSRTSQESTALYHVYGGINWTYTTIRQRFRFISSNANLAGPSTTRPSSPGPLSTDPISIPTNSSAVSQPMPATPAINSIEPLGPLDPPDYFGDAIPSVQDDGQLLDAIRTKLDDTAAPLNHPDEFTNQVLQQLQPVTQSFDWTKLPLKDSLPDHIKFAKTTDWGSTAVGPMTDWPSGLRTMSSLIMASPHPAAMYWGSDMVVIYNEAYIALAGKKHPSLMGMNYTDAWAEIWDEVEPVFSNAWNSGQSTMKHDNRLFINRDGFLEETYFSWAVVPLLGNEGEVVGLYNPCFENTRRKINERRMLTLREMGEKVATATTVASFWPQVQAGLEYNEFDVPFSIIYSVREEYGSEVSSLHSGSLLPSQLVLEGAPGVPEGHVAAPSCLDLKLSDDGFAVYMRQSMAMGGAPVVLSDEAGNLPKHLIEGLQLRGYPDPCSTVVVFPIVPTTTKEAVTGFIVMGTNPRRPYDDDYRLFVDLLSRQLATSMASVVLFEEEIRRGQRAARLAALDRQELSMQLIQRTQEANESEYRFTRMAEFAPVGMFIADATGSINYCNDMWWQISRHTRLQDAESGWMDSVRDEDRPALEAAWTKLVNERVSISLEFRFKCSQESGGITIDTWVLLSAFPEKTADGALKSIFGCITDISSQKWAEKVQSERREEAVELKRQQENFIDITSHEMRNPLSAILQCADQIANNISVFTAHKDQEELENLLEGCLDAANTINLCASHQKRIVDDILTLSKLDSNLLAVTPANTQPVKVVQSTLKMFEAELLAHDIEFEFSVDDSFERHNVTWAKLDPSRLNQVLINLMTNAIKFTQGRERRSIIVQVGASKDVSEFTKTGISYFSRIDNQRAPGMDISDESEWGTGDVINIHCSVEDTGPGLAEEEMKLLFKRFQQATPRTHVQYGGSGLGLFISRILTEMQGGQIGVSSVAGVGSKFNFYIQCRKCVDPPAKHDHISPFKIGRKVVPPPSPPIQQNVSKPSGRSLSRTNSTSGTRSLFDVLIVEDNIVNQKVLQRQLRHCGNNTFVANHGFEALQTLEKSRFWAGHEQDGVDISVILMDLEMPVMDGMTCARKIRELEREGTIVTHIPIIAVTAYARPEQIESAKAAGIDDVISKPFRIPELLPKIEELVSKYKNLSVDNDA from the exons ATGGATCCTACGCCTTTCAAAAAGCCTCGGACCGGCTCTTCGCCCCCAAGACGATTCGAAATCCCCCCCGCGGCGTCTTGTCCTCCTGTGCCTTCAACAAATCGTGACGGCCCTTTTTCtccccttttcttttcaCATACACCATCGAGACGGCTTGGAAGACCGGCGAGCTCGTCGCCAGACGTTGCTGCTAGCATGCTCTCCAGGACTCGGGAAGAGCCATCCAGTGGTGTCACGACAGTGAAACTACCCCATGTTACTGTTAAGCCGATGGTATCGGCAATATCAGGCAGCACGCCAGGTAGCTTAAGCTCGTCTGTCGACATAGCAGCCCCTAGTTTAAGCCCAGATATTCAAATTGCCTCACCGAATTCACAACTTATTCAAAGCATTGGAGCGATTGAGCTAGTAGAGCAAGATGACAGGCCAACATTTCTCATAGATTTACAAAACGCGACGCTTGCACTTCCTAACTTGCTTTCCCTACATATTTTATATGGCAACGCATCGCTGCGTTCATCACCAGACCTTGTTAGACTAGTTGGAATCGAACCTGACGAAAATCGGGATGCCATCAACTACGAACGTTTCGTATCTTGGGCAACATCATTGCCTAGCAGCCGAACTAGCCAGGAGTCAACTGCCCTATATCACGTATACGGCGGGATCAATTGGACGTACACCACTATTCGCCAACGCTTTCGTTTCATCAGCAGCAATGCCAACCTTGCTGGACCTTCAACTACTCGCCCGAGCTCTCCGGGGCCGCTTTCCACGGATCCTATTTCAATTCCCACCAATAGTTCCGCTGTTTCTCAACCTATGCCAGCCACGCCGGCCATCAACTCTATTGAGCCTCTGGGACCACTCGATCCTCCGGATTACTTTGGTGACGCGATCCCGAGTGTACAGGACGACGGCCAACTCCTGGATGCTATTCGAACCAAGTTGGACGATACCGCAGCACCTTTGAATCATCCAGACGAGTTTACGAATCAGGTCCTGCAGCAACTACAGCCCGTCACACAGTCTTTTGATTGGACCAAGCTGCCACTGAAAGATAGTCTTCCCGACCATATTAAATTTGCTAAGACGACAGATTGGGGTTCCACAGCTGTTGGACCAATGACTGACTGGCCGTCTGGCCTGAGAACAATGTCTAGCCTCATCATGGCTAGCCCTCATCCCGCGGCCATGTATTGGGGCTCAGATATGGTGGTAATATACAATGAGGCATACATTGCTCTGGCCGGAAAGAAACACCCTAGCCTCATGGGCATGAATTATACGGATGCATGGGCAGAAATCTGGGATGAGGTTGAACCAGTTTTTAGTAACGCCTGGAACTCTGGACAGTCGACAATGAAACACGACAATCGATTATTCATCAATCGCGATGGATTTCTCGAGGAAACATACTTCTCCTGGGCAGTCGTGCCACTGCTGGGCAACGAAGGCGAAGTTGTCGGATTATATAATCCCTGTTTCGAGAACACCCGCCGAAAAATCAACGAGAGACGCATGCTCACGCTGCGTGAGATGGGAGAGAAGGTAGCCACAGCAACAACCGTTGCCAGCTTTTGGCCACAAGTTCAAGCTGGCCTGGAGTATAACGAATTCGATGTACCCTTCAGCATAATTTACTCGGTGCGAGAGGAGTATGGGAGCGAAGTCTCTTCCCTTCATTCAGGCAGTTTGTTGCCGTCTcaacttgtccttgaggGTGCTCCAGGCGTCCCCGAAGGTCATGTGGCCGCTCCATCGTGCTTAGATCTGAAGTTGTCCGATGACGGCTTTGCTGTGTATATGCGACAAAGCATGGCCATGGGCGGCGCACCAGTTGTTCTTTCCGATGAAGCTGGCAATCTCCCGAAACATCTAATAGAAGGACTTCAATTGCGAGGTTACCCCGACCCATGCTCAACCGTTGTCGTCTTCCCCATTGtgcccaccaccacaaaaGAAGCCGTCACCGGCTTTATTGTTATGGGAACGAATCCTAGGCGACCATATGATGACGATTACAGGCTCTTTGTAGATCTCCTCTCAAGACAACTAGCAACATCTATGGCGTCTGTGGTGCTGTTCGAGGAGGAGATTCGCCGAGGGCAACGGGCAGCACGTCTGGCAGCCCTTGACAGACAGGAGCTTTCTATGCAGTTGATCCAAAGAACGCAGGAGGCAAATGAGAGCGAGTACCGATTTACCCGCATGGCTGAGTTTGCCCCGGTCGGAATGTTCATTGCCGATGCGACTGGATCTATCAACTATTGCAATGACATGTGGTGGCAGATTTCTAGGCATACGCGGTTGCAAGATGCTGAGAGCGGATGGATGGACAGCGTTCGAGACGAGGACAGACCTGCATTAGAGGCTGCTTGGACGAAACTGGTCAATGAAAGGGTTTCTATCTCTCTTGAATTTCGATTCAAATGCTCGCAGGAAAGTGGCGGCATCACCATTGACACATGGGTGCTACTGAGTGCGTTTCCGGAGAAAACCGCAGACGGTGCTTTGAAATCCATCTTTGGCTGTATTACCGATATTTCTTCACAGAAATGGGCAGAAAAGGTTCAGAGCGAACGTCGCGAAGAGGCTGTCGAGCTaaaacgacaacaagaaaaCTTCATCGACATCACTAGCCACGAAATGCGCAATCCTTTATCAGCTATTCTACAATGTGCGGACCAGATTGCTAACAATATTTCGGTCTTTACGGCTCACAAAGACCAAGAGGAGTTGGAGAATTTGCTAGAAGGATGCTTGGATGCtgcaaacaccatcaaccttTGCGCTAGTCACCAGAAGCGCATTGTGGACGATATTCTGACACTTTCCAAGTTGGATTCTAATTTGCTGGCCGTTACCCCAGCGAATACTCAACCAGTTAAAGTTGTGCAATCGACGCTCAAAATGTTTGAAGCTGAGCTGCTTGCTCATGACATCGAATTTGAATTCAGCGTCGATGACAGTTTCGAAAGGCACAACGTTACCTGGGCAAAATTGGACCCTTCAAGGTTGAACCAAGTTTTGATCAATCTCATGACCAACGCCATCAAGTTTACCCAAGGGCGTGAGCGCCGCAGCATTATTGTGCAGGTTGGTGCATCAAAAGATGTGTCTGAATTTACCAAGACTGGAATCTCGTACTTCAGTCGAATTGATAACCAACGAGCTCCTGGCATGGATATCTCAGATGAGTCGGAGTGGGGGACCGGGGATGTCATCAACATACACTGCTCCGTGGAGGATACCGGACCCGGCTTGgcggaagaagaaatgaAGCTCTTGTTCAAGCGATTCCAACAAGCGACACCACGCACTCATGTCCAATACGGAGGATCCGGGCTGGGCTTGTTCATTTCTAGGATTCTTACTGAGATGCAAGGCGGCCAGATCGGAGTCTCGTCAGTAGCAGGTGTGGGAAGCAAGTTCAACTTTTACATTCAATGTCGGAAATGTGTAGATCCTCCCGCCAAACATGATCACATCTCACCGTTCAAAATCGGACGCAAGGTCGTCCCTCCTCCTTCCCCTCCAATCCAACAGAATGTATCAAAACCTAGCGGCCGGTCTCTCTCGCGAACAAACTCTACTTCAGGTACCCGATCTCTTTTCGATGTTCTTATTGTCGAAGACAACATTGTGAATCAAAAGGTACTGCAAAGACAACTGCGACACTGCGGAAACAATACTTTTGTGGCAAACCACGGTTTTGAGGCACTGCAAACTCTGGAGAAGTCCAGATTTTGGGCAGGACATGAGCAAGACGGAGTCGACATCTCTGTAATCCTCATGGACTTGGAAATGCCAGTGATGGATGGAATGACTTGTGCGAGGAAAATCCGAGAATTAGAAAGAGAAGGTACCATTGTGACACATATTCCGATCATTGCGGTTACGGCGTATGCGAGGCCAGAGCAAATTGAGAGCGCCAAAGCCGCTGGTATA GACGATGTCATATCCAAGCCCTTTCGCATTCCGGAGCTTCTCCCGAAGATTGAGGAGCTTGTTAGCAAGTACAAGAACCTTTCGGTTGACAATGACGCGTAG